CTGGACCTTATTTCGTTCGCGAAAATATTTGTATTCTAATATTATGGCACTTTCATTGTAATTTGATAAATAgtatttaattataaattaattagaattacaagattcgtctcgtcgtttgCAGTTAAAGGCCTTGTTCGGCTGGATGGCTggctgatttggcgtgagaggaaaatactgctggttggctggctgatttggcgtgagaggaaaatactgttgtggCTGGCTGAATCTCCCAGCTGAACAAGGCGAAaatgtgtaattaattttttactacatttaatgcttcgtGCATttgttcgaagattcgatgcGATGGGTACCGgaggaaaatttttggaaactaaacatgtCCTTGGAACAAAATAGGTGTGAAAGTTGAGGGCAATTAGGCAATGCCCAAGAGTGTTTACCTCATGGTTAATCTATAACTACAAATCACGGGCTCTAGATATATCGTTGGAACAACTGCACTTCAAAATTTCTTAGTTTATTTCAACACTACTTACTGTTTGTATTCTTATCAATTTGACTTGGTATAGAATTTTAGAATGAGGGAATAAGTTTTTTCTCTAGTTGGTTTTGTCTTAAGAGAATACCAATTTCATTTTAATTTGGTGCTGGCTGAACAGATAAAGGCGGAAGATTGTGTTTGCAAAATAGTACTAAAAATAATATCATCCTCCTTTCGAGAATAGTTGACAGGTTTGTTTGACTACCAATGTTTGCTTAAATATTTAGTTAAGCGTCGAGAAAAGAATTACTATAGTAGTTACTAAAAGTACATTAAGCATGCAATATATTTCTAGCTGTTTATACAAACACTGGCCGAAAAAATCAAATGTTAAATAGTGAAATCATAGTTGTCTGACTATTCAAAAATAGCGATTAGTATATTATCTAGTTATTTAAATACCTTTAATTTTGGTATTTACTAGAGCTTAGCATAGCACCTCACGGTTTCACAAAGGGTGACAACACTCCAAAGCATGTGCCACCAAACAAATCATATATAGTTTCAAAGTCTTAAGAAACATTTCAAAACAAAAGGCATGATACAGCAGCACATTTCAAAACAAAGTCAAAGCCgtggttgtgacttgtgagacCGAGGCACAAGTCAGGCATTTAAACGGGGCTTTGAACTCATCTCTCATCTGCTAATGGCTTTATAATTTTCTTTTACTAAACTGCCCTGGCCTCGGTTTAGCAAAATCCATCGCGGAGGCCAGCTGAAAACATTCTCCATTTTCTTTGTGGTGTCTAGGCGCCGGCTTGTCTGCTTCCAAAGGAGCACCAAAGCAAAGGGGGTATTTTGGTCAAGGGCATCCCCGTAAATACCCAGGGAAAACTCGACGTAGCTTCTAATAAATGCGCCCTCGCTCGGAGTCCTCGCTCCACCCAAAACGAGCTCCAGAACACCACCACGAAGAAACGCGCGCACGGATTCCTCCTCCagtccctcctcctcctccccattGCGTGATCCCGCCGCGTCGCGCGCGCATTTGCGCCGCGCCCAATCCGTCCCCGCGCAGGAGCCAGCCGGGCCCCCTCCGCTCCGGCGACCCGCCGCTCGGCGTAGATCGGCCGGACCCCGGGAGCGCGCGCCCTCCGCGCTCTGGAGACAGGTCCGTGTGTTTTTCTCCGAGCGCCGAGTAGTAGAACTGCTCTTAATCTCTGTGCCGATTCTTGCCTCGGGAAATCGGGTCGTTCTTTGTTACGGTGGTGCGTTATTGTGCGCTGCTGTAATGGGTTTGGGGGAGGTTTTGGGTGGGGATTGATGGGAGAAGGTGCAGCTTTTCTCTCCCTGATTTGGGAGACGTCAGATGTGACATCATAGGTGTTGAGCTCGAAATAGGACGGGTGGCTCCTGTGATTGGACTTGTGAAATCTTTGCAAGGATATTGGAGTTGCAATGTCAAAGTCACCATTTTTACCTGCATCCACACGGAAACTTCCTTCATGTGCAGGTCTTAAAAGGTATGGCGCTATTTGGGAGTCAGGTCTAAGTTGATTGGTTGCTACGGAATGCTGGAGTGATTTAGAGGGTTATCAGGACCAGTTACTTTGGTGAATTTTCGATTACTCGAGATCTTGATGGTACAAAATTTGACCAATTTGTGCCTGATTCAAGGTTAATTTGGCATGGATTTTGTCATTGTAGGGAACTTTTCCAGTGCACTATCTGACCCCTGAACCTGATTAGTAGTAAACAAATGCATCAATTTGTTTCACGGAATATTCTTAGATGGCTTGAATCAATGGATGCTTTGATTGTCCCCATTTTTTGTCGATTTGCGACTGAAAAATAGTACATAATTGCTATTGGATCAATGGTTGAGTGGTTTTTGGTACTCTATTGCATGATTGCATCTTTACGTTACTAACTAGAGATGTATACAATCTGGGCTGTTCTATTTCAGTTCCTAACATGCAGTCTTGTGTTCCTCATGGCTGTGGCACTAACTGCTCTGTCACCTTTTGATCCTTTCAGGTGGTTGTCATTCCTTATATAGAAGTGTATCTGCTGCGGCACTAACTGCTCTGTGACCGCTGCAAGCAATCTTGTGTTCTCATGGCTCAGTCTAATGACATGATGAGCAGGAAACCCCCCGGCCTTCGGTTATTTGGAAGTGCCGGTTCTCTAAGAACATACCAAACACTTGTCCTGGTTCTTACATTCTTTGCTTACACATGCTTTCATATGACTCGGAAGATCACAAGCATTGTCAAGAGTGCACTTGATCCCCAGACAAAGGTTGGTTTTTCTCACTGGGGACGATTGCATGCAAGCAACAGCTTAAACATGGGCTGGTTGCCATTTAACACCGTTGATGGCTCAGCATTGCTTGGTGAGATTGATGTTGCATTCCTTGCTGTATATTCTGTTGGGATGTTCTTTGCTGGACATATTGGTGACCGGATGGATTTAAGGATCTTTCTGACAATCGGCATGCTTGGGACCGCCATATTCACAACTCTCTTTGGTGCTGGTTATTGGTTGAATGTCCACAACTTCTACTATTTCTTGGTTATACAGATGATTTCTGGTCTGTTTCAATCAATCGGGTGGCCTTCAGTTGTTGCTGTTGTTGGAAACTGGTTTGGGAAGAGCAAGAGGGGGTTGATCATGGGCATATGGAATGCACACACGTCTATTGGGAATATAGCTGGCTCATTACTTGCTGCGTTCCTGCTGAAGTTTGGCTGGGGCTGGTCTTTTGCCATCCCCAGCCTGATCATGGCTTTTGTTGGGTTGATAGTGTATATTTTCCTGCCGATTAATCCTGAGGTAATGGAAATAGACATTGACAGTGGGGAATTTAACTGTGAGAAAGATACCGTGAAGGAGCACCTTTTGGAACCAGGCCAAGAAGTGAAACACAAGGCAGTAGGTTTCTTAGAGGCATGGAGGATTCCTGGAGTAGCGCCATTTGCTCTTTGCCTCTTCTTCTCCAAACTGGTAGCATATACCTTCCTGTATTGGCTACCATTCTACATCAGCCATACACGTAAGTCTTATTCGATCTTCAAATCTTTGTGACATCATTCTATTTGATGATTCAGTACATATTGAGATCTTTTTTTTAACTGAACTGTCCTTAGAAGTGCGCCTCATAATAAGTCTTCCCTTGTTTCAGGTATTGGTGGTGAGTACCTCTCTGATGCTATGGCTGGCAGCTTATCTACAATCTTCGATGTTGGTGGTGTGTTGGGAGGAGTTCTTGCTGGTCACATCTCCGATCGCTTAAATGCGCGGGCAATCACAGCTGCTAGTTTCATGTATTGTGCGATACCTGCCCTATTCTTATACCGCACATATGGAAGCATGTCGATAGTTTGGAATATCTGCCTCATGTTCATCACTGGCATGTTTGTCAATGGGCCTTATGCCCTGATCACAACTGCTGTGTCAACTGACCTTGGCACTCACAGTTCTTTGAATGGCAATTCCCGAGCACTGGCCACTGTGACAGCAATCATTGATGGGACAGGATCTGTCGGCGCTGCCATCGGGCCTTTGCTGACAGGATACATCTCATCGAAGAGTTGGAGTGCTGTGTTCACAATGTTGATGGCAGCAGCTCTCCTTGCTGGGCTCCTCTTGACAAAGCTTGTATGTGCTGAGCTGAAAGGAAAAGTGCATTCCAATGCTAGCAAGGACGCCACTGACAGTGACACTCAAGGTACCTACTCAAATGAAGTGTAATTGCAATCTGGTTTCCCTAAGGAGTTGTTCCAAACTTCCAGTGAATGCCTGCTCTGAAGCTGAGTGGTTGCTACTGCCTATCTTGATCACTTTGGATCTCGAGACTGAAAAAAGGCAATGAGATGTGGTTGCTGAATGCTTTGTGACTTGCTCAACCGAAGCTTCATCGGATGATAGTTTTCTTATGTTCAGGTATAGAGGCAGCAGAACATAGAAGTGTGGGTGCGCAGATTAGTTTTCAGGTTTGAAAGATGAGGTAAAAATACCTCAAAAGCTCTAGAGCCCAAATATAGGCACGTTTTAGGCGCCTTGTAAATATATTGGGCAATAAGGTCAGGCCTGGTGCTGATGGCAATATTAGATATATAATTGTATGTGATTGTTGTTTAGGTCAGGGTAGATCAAAGGGATTGAATCTCTGTTGTACAAGATGAAGCCGGAACGGCCAACTCTGCATTTACTGGGAATGTTGGCCGACTTTTGTATGTGTAAACAGTGTGTGAAGGTTCGGAACATTTTTTATTGTAAGCTCTGGGGGAAGTGTTGATGCACAAAACAATAGAGTGCGTATTTGTTCAACTGTAAGCTTTTCTTATGTTACATTACTTTTTAAAATTCTCAGTGTTCATTTTTGCTATGGTATTTATCGCACTGTTGCAAGTTGGGCTATGGTCACACAGCTAATTGCCACATTCACCAGGCACCAGCAACCTCTTTGTA
The Panicum virgatum strain AP13 chromosome 6N, P.virgatum_v5, whole genome shotgun sequence genome window above contains:
- the LOC120679945 gene encoding putative glycerol-3-phosphate transporter 1, producing the protein MAQSNDMMSRKPPGLRLFGSAGSLRTYQTLVLVLTFFAYTCFHMTRKITSIVKSALDPQTKVGFSHWGRLHASNSLNMGWLPFNTVDGSALLGEIDVAFLAVYSVGMFFAGHIGDRMDLRIFLTIGMLGTAIFTTLFGAGYWLNVHNFYYFLVIQMISGLFQSIGWPSVVAVVGNWFGKSKRGLIMGIWNAHTSIGNIAGSLLAAFLLKFGWGWSFAIPSLIMAFVGLIVYIFLPINPEVMEIDIDSGEFNCEKDTVKEHLLEPGQEVKHKAVGFLEAWRIPGVAPFALCLFFSKLVAYTFLYWLPFYISHTRIGGEYLSDAMAGSLSTIFDVGGVLGGVLAGHISDRLNARAITAASFMYCAIPALFLYRTYGSMSIVWNICLMFITGMFVNGPYALITTAVSTDLGTHSSLNGNSRALATVTAIIDGTGSVGAAIGPLLTGYISSKSWSAVFTMLMAAALLAGLLLTKLVCAELKGKVHSNASKDATDSDTQGTYSNEV